One region of Drosophila subobscura isolate 14011-0131.10 chromosome J, UCBerk_Dsub_1.0, whole genome shotgun sequence genomic DNA includes:
- the LOC117894168 gene encoding LOW QUALITY PROTEIN: uncharacterized protein LOC117894168 (The sequence of the model RefSeq protein was modified relative to this genomic sequence to represent the inferred CDS: substituted 1 base at 1 genomic stop codon): MVTNMSQPHYCGTAIDDFHTNYKYFHGYFSLIVCLLGTIANTLNIIVLTRREMRSPTNAILTGLAVADLAVMLEYIPYTIHDYILSASLPREKQLSYQWACFIKFHSVFPQVLHTISIWLTVTLAVWRYIAVSYPQRNRIWCGMRTTLITIATAYVVCVLVVSPWLYLVTAIAKFLETLDASGKTIHSVPLSQYILDYNREEDTITMQVMSSTTPEISWMQHRAYSNASLTTVVPLTTTTIMGEDLPGARNVTVFKLYHSALALHDRQLRNATFLIYSVLIKLIPCFALTVLSVRLIGALLEAKRRRKVLACHAASDMQPIVNGKVVTPTPTPKSCKLLEKEKQTDRTTRMLLAVLLLFLITEFPQGIMGLLNALLGDAFFLQCYLKLSDLMDILALINSSINFILYCSMSRQFRTTFNLLFRPRWLDKWLPLSQHDIDGRHGGQREGGGRQRLLHTDAVSKSMAIDLVGLTTQVTNVXHESSGRANTASAMAAGGAAGGVSSSVVDGCGVDTTNDISMVEMLHREPAPPAAPRPPTRGTTSNSRRRQRRGSGKCIWPTTEWLRKLRANSRTLSPAGASEEQLQQQDHQQQQQRRSSVLLMVLLHSSSNDEMKAKAVLVSEEQQQRERQRQNLPQDEVEDAIDALWL, encoded by the exons atggTCACGAACATGTCGCAGCCGCATTATTGCGGCACTGCCATCGATGATTTTCACACAAA ctacaaatattttcatggcTACTTCTCGCTGATTGTCTGCCTGCTGGGAACGATAGCCAACACTTTGAACATCATTGTGCTGACACGCCGCGAGATGCGCTCCCCAACGAATGCGATACTCACGGGTCTGGCGGTGGCCGATCTCGCCGTGATGCTCGAGTACATACCCTACACGATCCATGACTACATACTGAGTGCCAGCTTGCCGCGGGAGAAGCAATTGAGCTACCAGTGGGCCTGTTTCATCAAGTTCCATTCGGTGTTCCCGCAAGTGTTGCACACAATCTCCATTTGGCTGACTGTCACGCTGGCCGTCTGGCGCTACATTGCCGTCAGTTATCCGCAAAGGAATCGCATTTGGTGCGGCATGCGTACGACTCTTATTACCATTGCCACGGCctatgtggtgtgtgtgttggtggtgTCCCCGTGGCTGTATCTCGTCACAGCCATTGCCAAATTCCTAGAGACGCTCGATGCGAGCGGCAAGACGATCCATTCGGTGCCCTTGAGTCAATACATTTTGGACTACAATCGAGAGGAGGATACCATCACGATGCAGGTCATGTCCAGCACAACGCCAGAGATCTCGTGGATGCAGCACAGAGCCTACAGCAACGCATCGCTCACCACGGTGGTGCCTCTGACAACGACCACAATTATGGGGGAGGACCTGCCCGGTGCGCGAAATGTCACCGTGTTCAAGCTCTATCACAGCGCTCTCGCGTTACACGATCGCCAGCTGAGGAATGCCACATTTCTCATCTACAGTGTGCTCATTAAACTCATACCCTGCTTCGCCCTGACGGTGCTCTCTGTGCGGCTCATTGGCGCCCTGCTGGAGGCCAAGCGACGACGCAAGGTGCTGGCCTGCCATGCGGCCAGTGACATGCAACCGATTGTCAATGGCAAGGTTgtcacgcccacacccacgcccaaGAGCTGTAAGCTGctcgagaaggagaagcaaacGGATCGCACCACACGCAtgctgctggcggtgctgTTACTCTTTTTGATTACCGAATTTCCACAGGGTATTATGGGACTGCTGAATGCCCTCCTGGGTGATGCCTTCTTCCTGCAGTGCTACCTGAAATTGA GTGATTTAATGGACATTTTGGCCTTGATCAACTCCAGCATCAACTTCATTCTCTACTGCTCGATGAGCCGACAGTTTCGCACAACCTTCAACCTGCTCTTTCGACCCCGTTGGCTGGACAAATGGCTGCCGCTCTCCCAGCACGACATCGATGGCCGCCACGGTGGACAGCGGGAGGGTGGCGGCAGGCAGCGACTGCTGCACACGGATGCTGTGAGCAAGAGCATGGCCATCGATCTGGTGGGTCTCACGACGCAGGTGACAAATGTGTAGCACGAGAGCAGTGGCCGTGCAAACACTGCATCGGCCATGGCTGCAGGAGGGGCAGCAGGTGGAGTGTCGTCATCGGTGGTTGATGGATGTGGTGTGGATACAACGAATGACATCAGCATGGTGGAAATGCTGCACAGGGAACCagcccctcctgctgctccccgtCCACCGACCAGGGGAACTACAAGCAACTCACGCCGCAGACAAcgccgtggcagtggcaagtgcaTTTGGCCCACCACCGAGTGGCTGCGAAAACTGCGAGCCAACAGCAGAACGCTTAGTCCTGCGGGTGccagcgaggagcagctgcagcagcaggatcatcagcagcagcagcagcgacgcagcAGTGTCCTGCTGATGGTCCTGCTGCACAGTTCATCCAACGATGAGATGAAGGCCAAGGCGGTGCTCGTCagtgaggagcagcagcagcgggaacgACAGCGGCAGAACCTACCGCAGGACGAAGTGGAAGATGCCATCGATGCTCTGTGGCTGTAA